In the genome of Calothrix sp. PCC 6303, the window AAGACTTCTTGACTACAAAAAATATGGAATCACCCGTGGTTGTTTAGTACGTTCTACTTCTGTTCCTAAAAATTGGAAACAAGGAAACCAACTTAAAGACCAGCTTGAGAATCAACAAGGAGGAGAAGTTGTGGTTTTAACGAAAGAAGAGATGAAGCCTTTAGTAGTAATTGAAACCATATATAATGATGCTGAAAATTATGGTTTTAATAAGGAGGAAGTAACCAATTTAGTTAAAGATTTAAGATTGGTCGCGGATAATAAACTAATTTGTGAAATTCTGAGTGCCCCAAACTGAAATGAATATTCATAATGGTATTCAATTAGCCGCTTTTGATGTAGAAATGCTAGCTTTAGGAAAATTAATTTTAGTACCTTTTCATCAGACCCTCAAGGAAGGAAAAGCTTTCTGGCTATATCCAAGCCAACAACTAACTAATAACTTAAGTCTAGAGCAGTATTATAAGCCAGAGTATTTAACTAGTGCGAAAAAAACATTAGTTAAATATTCAAAGTTTCCCATTCAGATTCAAGCTTGGGCAAGTTGTGAAAAATATTGGCGTATAAATTGTGAACAAAAACATTTATTACCTAAGATTGCACAATCAACTATTTGGAATTTGAGTGCTTTAGAACATATCTTTGAACAGCATCAAGTTCTCAAAATTTTGATATTGCGAGTTTTTCGCTTATCTAATCCTTGTATGGTTAATTTACCAGTAGAGGTAGGTCATTTTTACTGGTCTAAATCTGAGGATTCGATAACTACAGCTAGTGAAAAAGATACTCCTGTTGTTTCTAATGCTAATTTTAAGCAACGTAAAAATTTATTACTCAATGATAAAGTTTATCCCTATACAAATATAGAATCTTTACAGTTTCAATGCGAAAAAAGTTTAGAAATTCATCCAAATTATCAGAAACTTAACCATACTATCAAACTATTTCTGGGCTGGAATAGTCAACCTATTTCCAAACAATCTAATCCCGATTTAGCCTGGATTGGGACGATCGCAAAGTTAGGCGATCGCAGTATTGAACTGGATGAGAAAAAAAGCAGTTACCAAGCTGGAACCGACTTTGAAAATATAGTTCGTCAAAGCCTAGAGTTTTTAGGATTTACTATTGATTATTCTCACAAAGGTGGTGCAGGTGGTTTAGATTTATTTTGTTCCCAACCATATCCATTAGTTTGTGAGTGCAAAGCAGGTAAACTTATTCCGAGTAGGACAGTTGAAGAATTGATTAAGCTGGGGGGAATGCATTTAGGAAAAGATAAATTTATTGATTCAGCAAAATTAGTAATTGGTCCCGGTAATCCCTCCTCAGATACTCTCAAATCTGCTCAAGAATGGAAAGTTAGTATTATTAATGCGATGACATTACAAAAATTAGTCGAATTACACGCAAAATATTTAGGTTCCATCAATTTATTTGAGTTAGAAAAATATTTAGAGCCAGGTCAAATTGATGTCAAACTTGAAGAATATATACAAAAAATAGAGAAAGAGATTGAGTTGCGATCGCACATTATCCAATTCGTCAAAGAATATTCAGAAAATACAGGTACTGAGCGTACAGGTGTCGATTCACTGCACGGATTTATTGCTGGAAAGTCTTTTAGAACTCAACCTAAAGAATTACATGAAATATTAATTGAATTATCATCCCCACTCACAGGTTACTTGGGACGAATTAAAGGAGAAGATTGGAAACGAGATAGATTTTACTTTTTACGTGACTTATCCATTACATAACTATCAGGAAATATCCCCGAATTCTTGAAGAAGTCGGGGATTCGCATACCTGTGACTAATCAAAATTAAGCTGCTTAAATACTAGATTGAAAACTCAATTTGATTATTGATATTCATCTGCTTTAATGATTCCCTTGCTAGCTCTAAATCGTAGGGATAGGGACGAGGAAAGGGAGTATAATCTTTCTCAGTTGCGGGACGGTGACGTAGAACTGCATTCACTACTACACACGGAAAGGGATTAAAGTTAATCGCCCCGTGTAAAACTCCTGTGGGAATTTTAACTACAGCAGGTCTATTTTCGCTAACTGGAATGTATTGGTACTTTTTGTTAATTAAGGTGACAAGAACAAATTCGCCTTTAACAACTAAGATTTGATCTGTTTGTGATTTATGTACAAATAAATCATCTATTGTATTTGCGGGGATTTGTACTAGCATGGTTTCATGACTAGCTTGGGGTGTGAAAAAGCGTGTCATCCCACCTTGAATTGATTCTAAATAATGAATTTCTAGGTTTCTTGGCTGACTCATTTTACTTCCTAATATTTATTTTAGTAATGTTTATTTTTTTAGTTTTCATTAGGTTTTGATAGCCTAAAGTATCCAACTATTTTTATCTGTTGGAAGGAAGATTATGAAATAGATATTTCCTGAAAAAATATCTACCAATTGCGACAAATATGGAGTGTTACAGCTAAGTAAATTACACTTTCTCAACCTAAAACTGCTTAGAGAGGTTCTAGTGAAACTTCTTTCTATATTGAATATTGTTGGGTTAACTATGGATTCAATTTGGCAAGGGTTGATTCGGGAAAAGTTGATTTAAGTCTATGGCTAAATTCAGGGACTAAAAAAACTGAACATTCCAAGAATTAAAGACTACCTTTATATTCTATCTTAAATGTTCAGCTATAAAAAATTGTTGCGAAAGAGACAATAACGAGACAAAGTATGATATCTGGACTACATCTGTTAGCTAGCAGATACCGTGAGACTGCTGGGTTCGCTGGGATTACCTTCAATGGTAATTTCCCGTTGATTTGCGTGTAAATGGCGAATAATTATGTAGATTGACTCAATTTTGTCGGGACTACCTAATTTTTCAGCGATTTGTGCCAATGTTAGGGCTGCTTTTTCTTTTCGCAGGACATCAACTATTTGTGTTTGTAATTCCAAGATGGTAGCAGCGGCTTTTTTGCCTGCTTCTACACCGGGTTGGTGGTAGGCATTAACATTAACCAGACTGGCGTATAAGCCCACTGCACGTTCATAGAGGGCGATTAATGCGCCGACAGTACGGGGGTTTACTTGGGGGATGGTAACGGTGATGGAGTCGCGCTGATTTTCATACAGGGCTTGGCGGGTTCCTTGGAGGAAGCCGGAAAGGTAATCTCCTGTGGTGATACCGGGTTCGACTTCGGGGGAGGGGCAGCTGCGATCTTCTAAAACTTCGATGAGGGTAGCAAAGAAATTGGGTACACCTTCTCGAAGTTGTTGTACGTAGGCATGTTGATCGGTGGAACCTTTGTTACCATAAACGGCGATCCCTTGGTAAACGATATTACCATCTAGGTCTTTTTCTTTACCTAAAGATTCCATCACCAGTTGTTGAAGATAGCGGCTAAATAATAGCAAACTATCTTTGTAAGGAAGGACTACCATGTCCTTTTCACCCTTACCATTACCTGAGTAATACCACGCTAAAGCCAGGAGGGCTGCGGGATTATTTTTAATATCTGGAATACGGGTAGCATCATCCATTTCCTTGGCACCTTCCAACATCTGCTTGATGTCGATACCTTGGAGGGCTGCGGGGACTAAACCAACGGTGGACAGTTCGGAAGTGCGTCCTCCCACCCAATCGTACATGGGAAAGCGTGCTAGCCAGCCTTCAGACTTGGATTGTTCATCTAATTTGCTGCCTGCCATGGTGATAGCGATCGCATAATTAGCAAAGTCCAGGTTTTGACCACTATAAGCTTTTTTGACTTCCAACATGGCGTTACGTGGTTCG includes:
- a CDS encoding glucose-6-phosphate isomerase, giving the protein MDATALWLRYQNWLYFHAGLGFYLDISRMRFDDAFVAGLQPKFEKAFSDMAALEKGAIANPDEDRMVGHYWLRNPDLAPTPELTQEIVDSVEQIEEFADKIHTGAIHPPKAARFTDIISIGIGGSALGPQFVAQALTTDFPPLNIHFIDNSDPAGIDRVLTHLRNRLSSTLVLVISKSGGTPEPRNAMLEVKKAYSGQNLDFANYAIAITMAGSKLDEQSKSEGWLARFPMYDWVGGRTSELSTVGLVPAALQGIDIKQMLEGAKEMDDATRIPDIKNNPAALLALAWYYSGNGKGEKDMVVLPYKDSLLLFSRYLQQLVMESLGKEKDLDGNIVYQGIAVYGNKGSTDQHAYVQQLREGVPNFFATLIEVLEDRSCPSPEVEPGITTGDYLSGFLQGTRQALYENQRDSITVTIPQVNPRTVGALIALYERAVGLYASLVNVNAYHQPGVEAGKKAAATILELQTQIVDVLRKEKAALTLAQIAEKLGSPDKIESIYIIIRHLHANQREITIEGNPSEPSSLTVSAS
- a CDS encoding DUF1802 family protein; the protein is MNIHNGIQLAAFDVEMLALGKLILVPFHQTLKEGKAFWLYPSQQLTNNLSLEQYYKPEYLTSAKKTLVKYSKFPIQIQAWASCEKYWRINCEQKHLLPKIAQSTIWNLSALEHIFEQHQVLKILILRVFRLSNPCMVNLPVEVGHFYWSKSEDSITTASEKDTPVVSNANFKQRKNLLLNDKVYPYTNIESLQFQCEKSLEIHPNYQKLNHTIKLFLGWNSQPISKQSNPDLAWIGTIAKLGDRSIELDEKKSSYQAGTDFENIVRQSLEFLGFTIDYSHKGGAGGLDLFCSQPYPLVCECKAGKLIPSRTVEELIKLGGMHLGKDKFIDSAKLVIGPGNPSSDTLKSAQEWKVSIINAMTLQKLVELHAKYLGSINLFELEKYLEPGQIDVKLEEYIQKIEKEIELRSHIIQFVKEYSENTGTERTGVDSLHGFIAGKSFRTQPKELHEILIELSSPLTGYLGRIKGEDWKRDRFYFLRDLSIT